The following is a genomic window from Malus sylvestris chromosome 12, drMalSylv7.2, whole genome shotgun sequence.
tctgttcggcgaacattgaattgaccagtctctgataagttgctcctgcattctttagaccgaagggcatgactttgtagcaatatagtcccctgtcagtaatgaaggctgtgtgttcttggtctgaggggttcatgaggatttggttgtatcctgaataagcatccatgaagctcaagagctcacaccctgccgtagagtctataagtctatcaatgagaggaagggggaaactatcctttgggcatcctttgtttaggtcggtgtagtcgacacacattctccacaagaccttttgaagcaggagactttccttggtcgaatttttcttaacaaggacaacatttgctacccatgttgggtaattgacttcacggacgaagcctatgtccttgagtttttcaacttctgctttcatcgcctcgtatcgttcaacatcataagatcttcgcttctgttttactggtttggtcttgggatcaatactcaagtggtgacagatgatatcgggagagatgcccggcatatctttatatgaccaagcgaagacctcggcgttctcttgcaaaaatgagattaatgacaaccgaatgggtggtgacaaagtggtgccaatcttcaccatgcgatctggatggtctttggagatagagacattctctaactcttcagcgggttgtgcttgctgagtgaaggagtcatctcgagggtcatcgggttgactgttgccattatgaagatccgagttggcttcatctggactggtctttactacttggttatgtatagagagggtctccttggggacaggcaggtgttgttgcttaactgaagtgttgtaacatgatcgagcactaagttgatctcccctgatgtatccattgccgaaaggggttggaaacttcatcaacaacatatgtgtggataccatggccttgagatcattgatgcctgtgcgtccaaagatgacattgtatgccgtcgggcaattgaccactaggaagttagtggtaatagtagctgtgtaggggcctgtaccaatggtgaggggtaagtgtatactccctaaaggttgcacgatatcgccagagaagcttatcagaggagaaatcgagcgatagagcaagtgttcaactacattaagtgccttgaaagcttcagcaaacatgatattgactgaagcacctgtgtctattaggattcgtttcacatcaaaatttgctatgtgagcctccacgatcaacgggtcgttgtgagggtagatgatacctctttcttcctcagggtagaaacatattggatcccagttaggcttttgatacttgcctcccctgatgtcttccacgtgaaacacttgatggccaggtctcaaagttcgttcaatgtttttcatggccctattggaagattcagacatagGTGTGCCACCGCTtatagaatatatcacattcacctggcgttggttacggttatcccttggagggtgaaggaggaactgatcaatttttccttcacgtgccaaagcttcaatatgatcacggaggatgacgcacttctcgccatcatggccattatactcgtggtagcagcaaaacatgcccgtgtttttcgtggacttgtaatctggctgtcttggctttggctttggtatcagatgagctatactggggtagatggccgcgcatgtagcgttcaaaggtatgtatgtctcatacctcggggtagggcctgtcttgacatgtgattggcccactgcattgactgcctggggacgggcgttattgtgacgatatcctgagttatcCCGATAGTGctccttattctttttattaaaataagattggtgaggatggaaatctttccttttgccctaggattgatatgtctgctgacttggcgaaaCATTAAATGAGGCcggggggtgtgctgctaccgtttggaaggttgaggtcttttcattccgttggatctggcctccactccctacttgctgataaggggtgactatagggggtttcccttgatatgtccttgcctcggcagaggcatggttgtaagcttgtgccatcacctcagagtaagtcttccaagtgttggcattgatcatgtacttgaagaaacagtcacgtaagcctgccgtgaaggctttgagggcggtcttgtcatctgcctcagcacagcgggaatactcatggctgaagcggccagcatactttcgtaatgactcgtccgacttctggcgaatagtgtacaagtcatctgcggaatgcaagcgatcggtctggaagatgtgttgagagacaaacaacttcctcaactcttcaaataaGTCTACCGTCTCGGGTGGAatacggcaataccagtttaaagctccgctagagagggtggaggggaagagaaggcaccgttcttcatcggtgtgtctccggtataccatggtggactcaaagaggttaaggtgttcaatcgggtcttcccttccaatatagagttgtgagttaagcttctgctttgtcttcgcttggagggggtgttgatgatccttcttgtgagggggccaggcttgggttggttccagtcaggtatctcggcttgacgttcagccttcaacttgtttacttcctccaggagctgtaggacgagggggtcctgagtggagttgtGCATCATTGaagttttcttccgtaagtccccatcgcctcttggaagtaggaaagtttgatcaagatagcatgatttttccttggactcgtcacactgactcctagagtgagtatgtcggaacattttcgagtcccctgtaccttcacgttcttctgggacttgttgcccattccctagattaactgctggcctgggtcgtgcgagatgaccgagtctttcagaaactcttgggtcattgatcttcgagcttatgtggatgggattctctcgacgttgctttaggaagtctcgacaatcgcgatagacggcttttgatccttccactccttctgtgaggaggtgttttcctctactccttctgcTTCAGGTTGAAGcaactgggttgagagaagtctcatgttgattatcacattgatgtgtagctcgatccctatcagggatgtccgtgttggatatcggtgaccctccgtgttggggggcattcagatgattgttgacctcagcaggggcgacgagcttgtgtgcttgagcatgcctagcctcgtgaagcatctcgaaatttttttcatactgctcctggaggacctcgttcctcatcactatcttgttgttctgaagagtaactctatttccttcctgctttcgttgcttcatactaggtccaatgggggtgtcattctgtgtgctatggcttctttcgctccccatgttggagagagatgtttggctaaaagaaagtgtacgagcggtggaaaccagcttaacaaagctgaagatagtgggagtaagtgtctttcccacatacagcgccaaatgttgatgcacaaaatcagcgaggactttggtataacagaaaatgtcaggtttgtgaccttcgcttggttgcttcgatcactagtgaagataagtacgtaaatgaatagggacagggaagcaaacacaagatgtacgtggttcacccagatcggctacgtccacggagtagaggagttctcattaattgtgaagggtttacacaaatacataggttcaagctctcattttttgagttctagtgaatagtttagtacaaaatgacattagagattattgtgggagaatgatccctatttatagaagagagtttttagttttgttctaacattgacacgtgtcatgttgtgattggcttctgatgttgacacgtgtcgcgctgtgattggcttctgatgtcgacacgtgtcgcattgtgattggcctcctggttgaagggaagctcttctgggtccttgacggtataacgttgaccggtgctcagtagtttcgggattggtcaagtatggtacaaacaaatatcAACAATCAATATATATgcgctaataaataataaatgcgaataaatatattaatagaGTATGAACAAAAATGGAATAATATTAAACagataaattgaagatcgaggcttgcataccgcaatgtccttgaaacagaaatttcgtccatactcagtgcttgtagttctacgggcGTCtacttcaccaggattcaaaaatctaagttagaattccagcaccggaaaacttgacttctggcgaatttccTTGTGGTTATCTCAGTAAGTATGTTTGggattgtagaagaagaattttcaatttttgtgtaCTAAATGCCATgtagatggatgtatatataatagatgTATGcctgttcgcaacaggtatgagaatgaTATGGGAGACATCTTCTCAGAAGGGTGCTTTGCTCTCTGCGTTCTTTCATCACCTCAAACTTCATCGAAAAGATGAGTctgttgataaaaaaataattaattaattaaattcgaaattaatcaaaaataattaattaaagaatttaattattagagcccgaGCCCCAAGGCACAAGACCCATTTTTTGATAAATTAtctattaattatatattaattatcagTTAATTAGTACATCCCAAAGCTTAACCCTTAAGCCCAATCTTATTCTCTATGGTTCATCACTCCAATCATTTTCTACAATGGATAAAGCTTTATAAAGTGAGAGAACCTTTAGTAgtgaccaatgtgggacaataaattttttactcaaaatttccaacatgTTGTACTTACCATAAGACTGCCAAAATGGGAACCATTGATGATTCCGAATTTTGACGACACATCTGATCTATTTGTCTACAACAGTAAGCTTTTCAGGCTAAAAATCAGTAAAAGGGCAATCCTCAGATCAATTGCAATAGTTGTTGTTGTGGGTGTGGCTCTTGGAGGTTATATAACCAGTGGCAGATCCACATAGGGACCTGAGAGGTCCCAAGACCCGTCGGCGATCCTAAATCGCTGCTAGAAATTTTCCGGAGACCCCTCGTACTCGAGCAAGAGGTCTGTCCAAGTTGCAGGTTGCAGGTTGCAGTGGTTGTCTTCTTCTCGAAGAAGATGACCGCGCacggagaagaaagaaaatagggACCCTTCTTGCCTCTCTCCTCCTTGCTTTTGCCATGGTCTCATCCACTGGGGCCACCCACTTCTCCTCCAACCTCTCTCTGTCGTCTGGCAGGGGCAGTACATAAGCCCAAATTTCCCCAAATTATTTCAACCACCTTAGTAATTTTTCTTATGGGTGAAATTTCCTTCATAAGGTTAGTAAGATGGATATGATTTGTGGGTTGGTGAAATTTGGGGGTGGAGCTGCCATGGCTTCGGGAGAATGGGGAGGGAGGCGGTTGGTGGAGGTATGGCAGCTGTGTTCATAGTGAGAAAAAAGGTGGATGTTTGGAAACTagtaaaagagaaaaatgatgTGTTTGGTTAGAAATATAGTGGGAGTTTGGGGAGAGTTTTATTTGACCGGTATTTTAAATTTAGTGGTCCATATTAGATAATTAATAACTTACGTGCTCCCTAGTAACTTATGAAACCTCGTAATGGACGCTTGAATTATGATTTTATAATTTGTAATATTGTTTTGCAtatgattttttaattaaatgtattatatttaaattttcaatgttatttttgtttataaattttttgacCTTTACTATTGGGACCCCCCGAGTTTAAAATCCTGGGTTTaaaatcctggatccgccactgtaTGTAACCCTAAAATATTTTCCATCTACGCAATAAAAGTGATAGCTTGTAATTTGAATGGGTGCTAGGGTTTGTTAAGattgaagttactcatgattATAGAAGTGTGCTCAATCCTTTTCTcctatttgtacccatatttttaagAGTATAATTTTCTCCCCTCTAGATCCTTTCTGATCTCCTTCCCTCCTCTTTCACTTACCtccttttctttccctttccatAAAAAAAGTCAACTTAAGATATTGACATGGTTtaatcgtgaccgttcaaataggaagaaataggaggagagagaatcaTACTACCAATACCCTTTTTACTTTAAGAAGGCTTGCTACAGTTGTATCTAATGTTGTCGAAAAGAATGTGACAGATTAACGAAACAGAAAGGTTCACTGCATTTCATTTAATAGGAATGCAAATTACATAATTTAAAGAGTCAAGGAAAAGTCATTATTATTTGAGGTCGCTGACAGTAGTGCAAATTAAGCTAGCTAGCTTCAGTTGCTCCAAATAAATTGAAAGTATCGgtagaaaaaaaatcaagaactcATGTGGTATCAGACTACAATTGCCACGATTGCAATGACAGTGGCGATGAAGACTTGGTACGATCCAGACCATATGAGGCTACGAGCAGCAGATGATTCGTCTGCAACGGTAATGAAAAGCTTCATCCCCTTATCAGCACAGTGGTTGCTAACTGAACAAATGTACCATTTGTTTCCAGCAGTCGTTAGCTTTATTTTGTCATTCCCAGAGGTAAGTGGTGCTTTATCATTTTCCGTTGGTTTAGTGCATTCCTTGAACCCAGCTCCGTCCACCTTGAACACGTTGTGATTAGGAGCCTTGTACTTGAACACTGTAATTAAAACGTATAAGCTTGTGCAATCACATTAAACTTTTTGCGAACTATGAAAGAATAAGAAGTGTGTAATTAAGACCCGCTTGATAATCATTCTAGTTTTTATTAGTTATTTTGTAACTGAAAAtagtgaaatttaaaaaattaaaaacttgtttggtaacaGTTTTCAATACCATAATTTAAAAACTCACAAAGGTtgcttttagttttcatttaaaattttaaagaattaccaaacaagttttagttaaaaaaaaaaaacacttcaaaataagagaaaattgtaggaattgtctctcaactttaacccaattggaatAATGGTCCCCAACTAAAAAGTCATGACCATtgatcccttaactcatcaaaatgtgtgcAACTATGGTCCCTTTCATCAACTATGTTAGAATTTCAGTCAAAATGAATTATGTGCCACGAACGTGAGGCTGAATCAAGAGACAATTATagaaaaccaaatgagaaaattTGTAGCAATGATCCCAACATTAACCCAACTGatgaaatggtccctcaactttaacgcaattggagcaatggtccctcaactttaacgcaattggagcaatggtccttttgacatgactcattttgatgGAATTGTGACGGAGTTGATGAAAGGAACCATagacacgttttgatgagtgaGAGGAACAAtgtcatgaatttttagttaaatgACCATTgatccaattgggttaaagttaatggacaattgttacaattttctctcaaaataaaagactgaaaattgaaaacaaaattgctttgaaaacaaaattgctaTGTAATGTATTATGTATATACATACCCAATGTATCACCAACTCGAAATACTTTGCCTTTAGCCCACTTTTGGTAATCAAAATCCGTTCTCCAGCCGCTATCATCTCCGACGACGAACTCTTTTGCCATGGACAGTGTAGGAAGAAGAATCACGAGAATGGAAATTAGGGAGACAAATTTGTTCGAACCCATTGGAGCTTTAATAATATGTATCTTTTCAACGAATCTTTGTTATATTAGCTTTCAGTGGTTCTAACATTGAGGTATGTAAGGGtctattta
Proteins encoded in this region:
- the LOC126593406 gene encoding blue copper protein 1a-like, whose product is MGSNKFVSLISILVILLPTLSMAKEFVVGDDSGWRTDFDYQKWAKGKVFRVGDTLVFKYKAPNHNVFKVDGAGFKECTKPTENDKAPLTSGNDKIKLTTAGNKWYICSVSNHCADKGMKLFITVADESSAARSLIWSGSYQVFIATVIAIVAIVV